The Bordetella sp. FB-8 genome includes a window with the following:
- the hrpA gene encoding ATP-dependent RNA helicase HrpA, protein MSEVPRPSVRSPRRAQEPRSERPIPAITYPEDLPVSGRREEIARAVAANQVVIVCGETGSGKTTQLPKICLELGRGRRHMIGHTQPRRLAATSVAKRIAQELNTPLGEVVGYQVRFNDSTGPTASIKLMTDGILLAESQRDPLLKRYDTLIIDEAHERSLNIDFLLGYLKQLLPRRPDLKLIITSATIDAERFASHFAAESGKPAPVIEVSGRLYPVELRYRPVQQPLSDDEAAAPRRKGSSNERLSGDEERDLIDAIVDAVDECARHGPGDVLVFLPGEREIRESAEALRKHHPAGTEILPLYARLSQAEQEQIFHPRGNSRRVVLSTNVAETSLTVPGIRFVIDSGLARIKRYSWRNKVEQLRIESISRASANQRAGRCGRLGPGVCIRLYDETDFNARAAFTDPEVLRSSLASVILRMKSLGLDEIERFPFVEAPPGRAVADGYHLLLELGAIALAAPSQGPNPPRGGGTSLARADDDDSGDSTRTGAAYALTHIGRELAKLPVDPRIGRMVLAAREQQCLAEMLVIASALSVQDPRDRPMAQREAAEAAHAKFNDDKSEFVGFLKLWRWYGEQVKHKQSQRKLVGELRQSLLSPIRLREWHDVHTQLAALVGEQGWRVNTVEATYEQLHLALLSGLLGNIGFKSDEGGHYQGAREIRFHIHPGSNLQKKAGKWIMAAELVETTRLYARCVARIDPTWIERVGGHLLRRNLSDPRWEKKAGQVVANERATLYGLQIYHGRRVHYGRINPEHARELFIREALVPGEIDTKLPFVAHNRKLIAGIEKLEHQSRRPDILVDDELIHAFYDQHLPAGISQTTALEKWVQGLDKTATDKLLLTREALMRHEAAGITTEVFPKKVEWQGVSMALDYHFEPGSTKDGVTLSIPLYALNQIDAQRCDWLVPGMLKEKVHLLLKSLPQKLRRHCVPLPDYAAGFYDRWFEKLGDPRESLIDAVIADMWRQVQVRPATGDFKLETLPAHLFMNFRVIDEHGRMLAAGRNLAQLKAELGRQAQANFQQLAARDTEVAQALAHEKLTSWSFGPLPEIMEIKRGGQSVIGYPALVDKGAHSDLDVYDDPDEARRHHRAGLLKLFRLGLRDQVKFLEKNLADLTKMSMLYMPLGTQEELRDQIIDCALGQACLAEPWPANEQQFESRRNEGKGRLGLLAQEAARLAGSILIEYGALQRKLPQAKPHPAAYADLQQQQGVLMPKWFIRDMPHAQLAHYPRYLKAAVARIDKLRADPERDAKLMGEMAPLLTQYQRARSALKGAPDPALDEFRWLLQELRVALFAQELRTPMPVSVKRLMKAWEALRR, encoded by the coding sequence ATGTCCGAAGTTCCACGTCCGTCCGTGCGTTCGCCGCGCCGCGCCCAGGAGCCGCGCTCCGAACGCCCCATTCCCGCGATCACCTATCCCGAAGACCTGCCCGTCAGTGGTCGGCGCGAAGAGATCGCGCGCGCCGTCGCGGCGAACCAGGTGGTGATCGTCTGCGGCGAAACCGGCTCGGGCAAGACCACGCAGTTGCCCAAGATCTGCCTGGAACTGGGCCGTGGCCGGCGCCACATGATCGGCCATACCCAGCCGCGCCGCCTGGCCGCGACGTCCGTGGCCAAGCGCATCGCCCAGGAACTGAACACGCCCTTGGGCGAGGTGGTCGGCTACCAGGTGCGCTTTAACGACAGCACCGGCCCGACAGCGTCGATCAAACTGATGACCGACGGCATCCTGCTGGCCGAGTCGCAACGCGACCCGCTGCTCAAACGCTACGACACGCTCATCATCGACGAGGCGCACGAGCGCAGCCTGAACATCGATTTCCTGCTCGGATATCTGAAGCAGCTGCTGCCGCGCAGGCCGGATCTGAAGCTCATCATCACCTCGGCCACTATCGACGCCGAGCGCTTCGCCTCGCACTTTGCCGCCGAATCCGGAAAGCCCGCGCCGGTGATCGAAGTGTCGGGCCGGCTGTATCCGGTGGAGTTGCGCTACCGGCCGGTGCAGCAGCCCTTGTCCGACGACGAGGCTGCGGCGCCGCGACGCAAGGGCTCCAGCAATGAGCGCCTGTCCGGCGACGAAGAGCGCGACCTGATCGATGCCATCGTCGACGCCGTGGACGAATGCGCGCGTCACGGTCCGGGCGACGTGTTGGTGTTTTTGCCTGGCGAACGTGAGATCCGCGAGTCGGCCGAGGCGCTGCGCAAGCATCATCCCGCGGGCACCGAGATCCTGCCGCTTTACGCCCGCCTGTCGCAGGCCGAGCAGGAGCAGATATTTCATCCCAGGGGCAATTCGCGGCGCGTGGTGCTCTCGACCAACGTGGCCGAAACCTCGCTCACCGTGCCGGGCATCCGCTTTGTGATCGACAGCGGTCTGGCCCGCATCAAACGCTACTCCTGGCGCAACAAAGTCGAACAGTTGCGCATCGAGTCCATCAGCCGCGCCTCGGCCAATCAGCGCGCTGGCCGGTGCGGCCGCCTGGGGCCGGGCGTTTGCATCCGTCTGTATGACGAAACCGACTTCAATGCCCGAGCAGCGTTTACCGATCCGGAGGTGCTGCGTTCTTCGTTGGCCTCGGTGATCCTGCGCATGAAGTCGCTGGGGCTGGACGAAATCGAGCGCTTTCCCTTCGTGGAGGCGCCGCCGGGGCGCGCGGTGGCCGACGGCTATCACCTGCTGCTGGAACTGGGTGCGATTGCGCTCGCCGCGCCGTCCCAAGGGCCCAATCCCCCTCGGGGGGGCGGCACTTCTCTGGCGCGGGCCGATGACGACGACTCAGGCGACAGCACGCGCACTGGCGCAGCCTACGCGTTGACGCATATCGGTCGCGAGCTGGCCAAGCTGCCGGTGGACCCGCGCATAGGCCGCATGGTGCTGGCCGCGCGCGAACAGCAGTGCCTGGCCGAGATGCTCGTCATCGCCTCGGCCCTGTCGGTGCAGGATCCGCGTGACCGTCCCATGGCCCAGCGCGAAGCCGCCGAAGCCGCGCACGCCAAATTCAACGACGACAAGTCCGAGTTCGTCGGTTTTCTCAAGCTGTGGCGCTGGTACGGTGAGCAGGTCAAGCACAAACAGTCGCAGCGCAAGCTGGTGGGCGAGCTGCGGCAGAGCTTGCTGTCGCCCATCCGGCTGCGGGAATGGCACGACGTGCACACGCAGTTGGCCGCACTGGTGGGTGAGCAGGGCTGGCGCGTGAACACGGTCGAGGCCACTTACGAACAACTGCACTTGGCGCTGCTTTCCGGTCTCTTGGGCAACATCGGTTTCAAGAGCGACGAAGGGGGGCATTACCAAGGCGCGCGCGAAATCCGCTTTCACATTCATCCCGGCTCAAACCTGCAAAAGAAGGCCGGAAAATGGATCATGGCCGCCGAGCTGGTCGAGACCACGCGCCTGTACGCGCGCTGCGTGGCCCGCATCGACCCCACGTGGATCGAGCGCGTGGGCGGCCATCTGCTGCGCCGCAACTTGTCCGACCCGCGCTGGGAAAAAAAAGCCGGCCAGGTCGTGGCCAATGAACGCGCCACTTTGTACGGCTTGCAGATCTATCACGGCCGGCGCGTGCACTACGGCCGCATCAACCCCGAGCATGCGCGCGAACTCTTTATCCGCGAGGCCCTGGTCCCGGGCGAGATCGACACCAAGCTGCCCTTCGTTGCGCACAATCGCAAGCTCATCGCCGGCATCGAAAAGCTCGAGCACCAGTCGCGCCGGCCCGACATTCTGGTCGACGACGAGCTCATCCACGCCTTCTACGATCAGCATCTGCCCGCAGGCATTTCGCAGACCACCGCGCTGGAAAAGTGGGTGCAGGGGCTGGACAAGACGGCTACCGACAAACTGCTGCTCACGCGCGAGGCGCTCATGCGCCATGAGGCGGCAGGCATCACCACCGAGGTTTTTCCCAAAAAGGTCGAGTGGCAGGGGGTGTCCATGGCGCTGGACTACCACTTCGAACCCGGCTCGACCAAGGACGGCGTGACGCTCTCGATACCTCTGTACGCGCTCAACCAGATCGATGCGCAGCGTTGCGATTGGCTGGTTCCCGGCATGCTCAAGGAAAAGGTGCATCTGCTGCTGAAGTCGCTGCCGCAGAAGCTGCGTCGCCATTGTGTGCCGCTTCCCGACTATGCCGCGGGTTTCTACGACCGCTGGTTCGAGAAATTGGGCGATCCGCGGGAGAGCCTGATCGATGCTGTCATTGCCGATATGTGGCGCCAGGTTCAGGTGCGTCCGGCCACGGGCGACTTCAAGCTCGAAACCCTGCCCGCACATCTATTCATGAATTTTCGCGTGATCGACGAACACGGCCGCATGCTGGCCGCAGGGCGCAACCTGGCCCAGCTCAAGGCCGAACTCGGGCGCCAGGCGCAGGCCAACTTCCAGCAGTTGGCCGCGCGCGATACCGAGGTGGCTCAGGCCCTGGCGCACGAAAAGCTGACATCCTGGTCCTTCGGCCCCTTGCCCGAGATCATGGAGATCAAGCGCGGCGGGCAATCGGTCATCGGCTATCCGGCCCTGGTGGACAAGGGGGCGCACAGCGACCTGGACGTCTACGACGATCCCGACGAGGCGCGCAGGCACCATCGCGCGGGCCTGCTCAAGCTGTTCCGGCTGGGCCTGCGAGATCAAGTGAAATTTCTGGAAAAAAACCTCGCCGATCTCACCAAGATGAGCATGCTCTATATGCCCCTGGGCACGCAGGAAGAGCTGCGCGACCAGATCATCGACTGCGCCCTGGGCCAGGCATGCCTGGCCGAACCCTGGCCCGCCAACGAACAGCAATTCGAGTCCCGCCGCAACGAAGGCAAGGGCAGGCTGGGCCTGCTGGCGCAGGAAGCGGCGCGCCTGGCCGGCAGCATATTGATCGAGTACGGCGCCCTGCAGCGCAAGCTGCCTCAGGCCAAGCCGCACCCGGCCGCGTATGCCGACCTGCAGCAGCAGCAGGGGGTACTGATGCCCAAGTGGTTCATACGCGACATGCCGCATGCCCAGCTGGCGCATTATCCGCGCTACCTGAAGGCTGCCGTTGCGCGCATCGACAAGCTGCGCGCGGACCCGGAGCGGGACGCCAAACTGATGGGAGAAATGGCGCCCTTATTGACGCAATATCAGCGCGCCCGCTCCGCCCTGAAGGGCGCGCCCGACCCGGCGCTGGACGAATTTCGCTGGCTGCTGCAAGAGCTGCGCGTGGCCTTGTTCGCGCAGGAGCTGCGCACGCCCATGCCGGTATCGGTCAAGCGGCTGATGAAGGCGTGGGAGGCGCTGCGGCGCTGA
- a CDS encoding transcriptional regulator, producing MRSMDEKQEFAKRLKKALKLGPKKIETPSELAAQFDLLGKPVTAQAAQKWLAGTAAPTPDKISALAKWLDVSEKWLRFGITDEIRPQRRPAAMREPHQPSAAEWAFLERMRRMPETRRKLVEDLVEQFSLDTEVWKRP from the coding sequence ATGCGATCCATGGACGAAAAGCAGGAGTTTGCTAAGCGCCTTAAGAAGGCGCTCAAGCTCGGCCCAAAGAAAATCGAGACGCCGTCCGAATTAGCTGCCCAGTTTGATTTGCTCGGCAAGCCTGTCACGGCGCAAGCGGCGCAGAAGTGGCTGGCGGGAACCGCCGCACCCACGCCCGATAAAATTTCCGCCTTGGCCAAGTGGTTGGATGTTTCCGAGAAATGGCTACGCTTTGGCATCACGGACGAAATCCGTCCGCAGCGTCGTCCCGCAGCCATGCGCGAGCCGCATCAGCCTTCGGCGGCCGAGTGGGCGTTCCTGGAACGCATGCGCCGCATGCCCGAGACGCGCCGCAAGCTGGTGGAAGACCTGGTGGAGCAGTTTTCCCTGGATACGGAGGTCTGGAAACGGCCTTGA
- the lpxO gene encoding lipid A hydroxylase LpxO, which produces MKWFIPALWIVSILYAHLRGRVRMPLGRALLDYSVILAPVNAFMVLASRVPTTPYLTSREFPELKALEDNWEIIRDEALQMAELRHIKAAEKNNDIGFNSFFKYGWKRFYLKWYDARHPSAEQLCPKTVALLSALPSVKAAMFAELPAGGQLNKHRDPYSGSLRYHLGLATPNDDGCYIEVDGERYSWRDGQSVVFDETYIHEAHNTTQRNRIILFCDIERPLKWRWADAFNHWFSKVFMSAASSPNDANDQTGFVNKLTHYHWLFEQKRKAFKAWNRTAYKATKYLLILLVIVAFIKL; this is translated from the coding sequence ATGAAATGGTTCATCCCCGCCCTATGGATCGTCTCCATCCTGTACGCCCATTTGCGCGGCCGCGTGCGGATGCCGCTCGGGCGCGCGCTGCTCGACTACTCGGTGATCTTGGCGCCGGTCAATGCCTTCATGGTGCTGGCCTCGCGCGTACCCACCACGCCTTACCTGACCAGCCGCGAATTTCCCGAACTGAAGGCGTTGGAAGACAACTGGGAGATCATCCGCGACGAAGCGCTGCAGATGGCCGAACTGCGCCACATCAAGGCCGCCGAGAAGAACAATGACATCGGCTTCAACTCGTTCTTCAAATACGGATGGAAGCGCTTCTACCTGAAGTGGTATGACGCGCGCCACCCGTCGGCCGAGCAGCTCTGTCCCAAGACGGTGGCTCTTCTCAGTGCCCTGCCCAGCGTGAAAGCCGCCATGTTCGCCGAGCTGCCTGCCGGGGGCCAGTTGAACAAGCACCGCGACCCGTATTCGGGCTCGCTGCGCTATCACCTGGGGCTGGCCACGCCCAACGACGACGGCTGCTACATCGAGGTCGACGGCGAACGCTACAGCTGGCGCGACGGCCAGTCAGTGGTGTTCGACGAAACCTATATCCACGAGGCCCACAACACCACCCAGCGCAACCGCATCATCTTGTTCTGCGACATCGAACGGCCTCTGAAGTGGCGCTGGGCCGATGCATTCAACCACTGGTTCAGCAAAGTGTTCATGTCGGCGGCCAGCTCGCCCAACGACGCCAACGACCAGACCGGGTTCGTGAACAAGCTGACGCACTACCATTGGCTGTTCGAGCAGAAGCGCAAGGCATTCAAGGCCTGGAACCGCACGGCCTACAAAGCCACGAAATATCTTCTCATTCTCCTGGTCATCGTGGCCTTCATCAAGCTCTAG
- the dnaE gene encoding DNA polymerase III subunit alpha, whose translation MSDATDSLPPAFVHLRVHSEFSVVDGLIRIPDLVKRVVRLGQPAVALTDLSNLFGLIKFYKAARGAGVKPVAGCDVWLENEDDPDKPFRALLLVRNQRGYLNLCELLTQAYLQNQSKGRAEIRREWLQGNEGLIVLSGGRAGDVGHALDAGNAAAALSLARRWGAMFPGAYYIELQRSGHDGDEAYTQAAMRLAAQAGLPVVATHPVEFLAQEEFQAHEARVCIAEGEVLANPRRVRRFTQDQFLLSSEEMARRFADVPSALANTIEIARRCNLTLTLGKPQLPIFPTPEGVSLDDYLIQLSEEGLQKRLAFLFPDEAERAGKREMYYERLRWECKIIIDMKFPGYFLIVQDFINWGKQNGVPVGPGRGSGAGSLVAYALGITDLDPIRYDLLFERFLNPERVSMPDFDIDFCQDNRERVIDYVKSKYGRGAVSQIATFGTLGAKAVVRDTGRVLDMSYTFCDGLSKLIPFNPADPWTLERALKDEPAFKERYEQEEEVRGLVDLARPLEGLTRNIGMHAGGVLIAPGKLTDFCPLYCQPGQEHSAVSQFDKDDVEAAGLVKFDFLGLRNLTILDWAVRYVRQFNESQRDFDIMALALDDPAAYKVLCDANTTAVFQLEGRGMKELLKKLKPNTFEDIIAVLALYRPGPLESGMVDDFVNRKHGRAEVDYFHPDLESTLKSTYGVIVYQEQVMLISQIVGGYSLGGADLLRRAMGKKKPEEMAKERVKFEAGAKNKGHDPNLAVKLFDLMEKFAGYGFNKSHSAAYALIAYQTAWLKAYHPAEFMAATLSSDMDDTDKVQIFVRDAQANGVQVLPPDINASGYRFEPVHDAQNKLGKPPRTMRYGLGAVKGTGQGAVEEIVRSRKQDGPFSSLADFCRRIDKHTVNRRTIEALIRAGAFDSIESNRAALLASVGTAMEAAEQAARSANQVSLFGDDSGDVVAEELSKVLPWDLRAKLTEEKAALGYYFSGHLFDHWRDEVRRIVPMPLARIEPQRELQWMCGVLAAVRVMMTRRGKMVFATLDDGSAQVEISIFNELYEKHRNRLNVDQLLVIRGKISNDDYSGGMRIVADELYDLQLAREARARALRVRLNGQADAVKLRLMLNPFRAEPENGIPGVPVDIVYRSKAGFECTMRLSEDWRVRMADTLLENLADWTKPDGIEVTY comes from the coding sequence ATGTCAGACGCCACCGACTCCCTTCCTCCCGCTTTCGTGCATCTACGCGTGCATTCCGAGTTTTCGGTCGTCGACGGCCTGATTCGTATCCCCGACCTGGTCAAACGCGTGGTCCGGCTGGGGCAGCCCGCGGTGGCGCTCACCGACCTGTCCAATCTCTTCGGCCTGATCAAGTTCTACAAGGCGGCGCGCGGCGCCGGGGTCAAGCCGGTAGCGGGCTGCGACGTCTGGCTCGAAAACGAGGACGATCCCGACAAGCCTTTCCGCGCTCTGCTGCTGGTGCGCAACCAGCGCGGCTATCTCAATCTGTGCGAACTGCTCACGCAGGCCTATCTGCAAAACCAGTCCAAGGGCCGGGCCGAGATCCGCCGTGAATGGCTCCAGGGCAATGAGGGCCTGATCGTACTGTCCGGCGGCCGTGCGGGCGATGTGGGCCACGCGCTGGACGCCGGCAACGCCGCCGCGGCCTTGTCCCTGGCCCGCCGATGGGGCGCGATGTTCCCCGGCGCTTATTACATCGAATTGCAGCGCTCCGGCCACGACGGCGACGAAGCCTATACGCAGGCCGCCATGCGCCTGGCAGCCCAGGCCGGCCTGCCAGTGGTCGCTACGCACCCGGTCGAGTTTCTCGCTCAGGAAGAATTCCAGGCCCACGAGGCGCGCGTCTGCATCGCCGAGGGCGAGGTGCTGGCCAACCCGCGCCGCGTGCGCCGCTTCACACAGGATCAATTCCTGCTCAGTTCCGAGGAGATGGCGCGGCGTTTCGCCGACGTGCCTTCGGCCCTGGCCAACACGATCGAGATCGCGCGCCGCTGCAATCTCACACTGACGCTGGGCAAGCCGCAACTGCCCATCTTTCCCACGCCCGAAGGCGTTTCGCTTGACGATTACCTGATCCAGTTGTCCGAGGAGGGCCTGCAAAAGCGCCTGGCCTTCCTCTTTCCCGACGAAGCCGAGCGGGCTGGCAAGCGCGAAATGTACTACGAGCGCCTGCGCTGGGAATGCAAGATCATCATCGACATGAAGTTCCCCGGATACTTCCTGATCGTGCAGGACTTCATCAACTGGGGTAAGCAGAACGGCGTGCCGGTAGGCCCTGGCCGAGGTTCGGGCGCGGGTTCGCTGGTGGCCTACGCGTTGGGCATCACCGACCTGGATCCGATACGCTATGACCTGCTGTTCGAGCGCTTCCTGAATCCGGAGCGGGTGTCCATGCCCGACTTTGACATCGACTTCTGCCAGGACAACCGCGAACGGGTCATCGACTACGTCAAATCCAAGTACGGCCGGGGCGCCGTCAGCCAGATCGCCACCTTCGGCACTCTGGGTGCCAAGGCCGTGGTGCGCGACACCGGCCGGGTACTGGACATGTCCTATACCTTTTGCGACGGTCTTTCCAAGCTCATCCCCTTCAATCCGGCCGACCCCTGGACGCTGGAACGCGCGCTCAAGGACGAACCTGCGTTCAAGGAACGCTACGAGCAGGAGGAAGAGGTGCGCGGACTGGTCGACCTGGCCCGTCCGCTCGAAGGCCTGACGCGCAATATCGGCATGCACGCAGGCGGCGTGCTGATCGCGCCGGGCAAGCTCACCGACTTCTGCCCGCTTTACTGTCAACCAGGCCAGGAGCACAGCGCCGTCTCGCAGTTCGACAAGGACGACGTCGAAGCCGCTGGCCTGGTCAAGTTCGACTTTCTGGGACTGCGCAACCTCACCATCCTGGACTGGGCGGTGCGTTATGTGCGCCAGTTCAACGAGAGCCAGCGCGACTTCGACATCATGGCGCTGGCGCTGGACGATCCGGCCGCCTACAAGGTGCTGTGCGACGCCAACACCACCGCGGTATTCCAGTTGGAAGGCCGTGGCATGAAGGAGTTGCTCAAGAAGCTCAAGCCCAACACCTTCGAAGACATCATCGCCGTGCTGGCCTTATACCGTCCGGGTCCGCTCGAATCGGGCATGGTCGATGACTTTGTCAACCGCAAGCACGGCCGCGCCGAGGTGGATTACTTCCACCCGGACCTGGAGAGCACCCTCAAAAGCACCTACGGGGTCATCGTCTACCAGGAACAGGTGATGCTGATCTCGCAGATTGTCGGCGGCTATTCGCTGGGCGGCGCCGACCTGCTGCGCCGGGCCATGGGCAAGAAAAAGCCCGAGGAAATGGCCAAGGAGCGCGTCAAGTTCGAAGCGGGCGCCAAGAACAAGGGCCACGATCCCAACCTGGCGGTCAAGCTCTTTGATCTGATGGAGAAATTCGCTGGCTACGGCTTCAACAAGTCGCACTCGGCAGCCTATGCGCTCATTGCCTACCAGACTGCCTGGCTCAAGGCCTATCATCCTGCCGAGTTCATGGCCGCCACGCTGTCCTCCGACATGGACGACACTGACAAGGTGCAGATCTTCGTGCGCGATGCGCAGGCCAATGGTGTCCAAGTGCTGCCTCCGGACATCAACGCGTCGGGCTACCGCTTCGAGCCGGTGCATGACGCGCAGAACAAGCTTGGCAAGCCGCCGCGCACCATGCGCTACGGCCTGGGCGCCGTCAAGGGCACGGGGCAGGGGGCGGTCGAGGAAATTGTGCGCTCACGCAAGCAAGATGGGCCTTTCTCCAGTCTGGCCGATTTCTGCCGCCGCATCGACAAGCATACGGTCAACCGCCGCACGATCGAAGCCCTGATCCGTGCTGGCGCCTTCGATTCCATCGAGTCCAACCGCGCCGCGTTGCTGGCATCGGTGGGCACGGCAATGGAGGCGGCCGAGCAGGCCGCGCGCAGCGCCAACCAGGTTTCGCTCTTTGGCGACGACAGTGGCGACGTGGTGGCCGAAGAACTTTCCAAGGTGCTCCCCTGGGACTTGCGCGCCAAACTTACGGAGGAAAAGGCGGCACTGGGCTATTACTTCAGCGGCCACCTCTTCGACCATTGGCGCGACGAGGTGCGCCGCATCGTGCCCATGCCACTGGCTCGCATCGAACCGCAGCGCGAACTTCAATGGATGTGCGGGGTGCTCGCCGCCGTGCGCGTCATGATGACCCGCCGAGGCAAAATGGTGTTCGCCACGCTGGACGACGGCTCTGCCCAGGTCGAAATCTCCATCTTCAACGAACTCTACGAGAAGCACCGCAACCGCCTGAACGTGGACCAACTGCTGGTCATCCGCGGCAAGATCAGCAACGACGACTATTCCGGCGGCATGCGCATCGTGGCCGACGAACTCTACGACCTTCAATTGGCGCGCGAAGCGCGCGCGCGCGCCTTGCGGGTGCGCCTGAACGGCCAGGCCGATGCGGTCAAGCTGCGCCTGATGCTCAATCCTTTCCGCGCCGAACCCGAGAACGGCATACCCGGCGTGCCAGTGGACATCGTCTATCGCAGCAAGGCAGGCTTCGAATGCACCATGCGCCTGAGCGAAGACTGGCGCGTGCGCATGGCCGACACTTTGCTGGAAAATCTGGCGGACTGGACCAAGCCGGACGGCATCGAGGTGACATATTGA
- a CDS encoding YkgJ family cysteine cluster protein — translation MTCRPGCGACCIAPSISSPIPGMPSGKPAGVKCAQLDEDYRCKIFGQPERPAVCGSLMPSAEMCGDSREQALRWLGHVEKITSP, via the coding sequence ATGACCTGCCGTCCAGGCTGTGGCGCGTGTTGCATCGCGCCGTCGATTTCAAGTCCGATACCCGGCATGCCCTCGGGCAAGCCGGCCGGGGTGAAGTGCGCCCAGTTGGACGAGGACTATCGATGCAAAATCTTCGGACAGCCTGAACGGCCGGCCGTATGCGGCTCTCTGATGCCCAGCGCGGAAATGTGCGGAGATAGCCGGGAACAAGCTCTACGCTGGCTTGGCCATGTCGAAAAAATCACATCTCCGTAA
- a CDS encoding YdcF family protein → MEISSLLANLIIPLDLCIVLLLLGAVLRLLRLRRAGNFAAILGLAWVLAWSLPITSIWLGGELEQRYPHILPTEAPKAQAIVVLGGNTGHGRSNWFMPLDKDTAMTRLDMAIDLYEAGRAPKIVLSGGALAGDVSDAKSMAYRVRQNGIPENALILENSSRTTHENALLTEDKLELHDIHNVLLVTSALHMPRAMAAFAKQGVNATAVPTPSQISLPADGSVSPWLPNARAFEASRSIIKEYAGLLVYWWRGWV, encoded by the coding sequence ATGGAAATATCAAGTTTGCTGGCCAACCTGATCATTCCGCTGGATCTGTGTATTGTGTTGCTGCTGCTGGGCGCGGTGCTGCGCTTGCTCAGATTGCGCCGCGCGGGCAATTTCGCCGCGATCCTCGGGCTGGCCTGGGTACTGGCGTGGTCCCTGCCCATCACATCCATCTGGCTGGGCGGGGAATTGGAACAGCGCTACCCTCACATCTTGCCCACCGAAGCCCCCAAAGCGCAGGCCATCGTGGTGCTGGGCGGCAATACCGGCCATGGCCGCAGCAACTGGTTCATGCCGCTTGACAAAGATACCGCGATGACGCGGCTGGACATGGCCATTGACCTATATGAGGCGGGCCGCGCGCCCAAGATCGTATTGTCGGGCGGGGCCCTGGCCGGGGACGTGAGCGATGCCAAGTCCATGGCCTACCGCGTGCGCCAGAACGGCATCCCCGAAAATGCGCTGATACTTGAAAACAGCAGCCGCACGACGCATGAAAATGCCCTGCTCACCGAAGACAAGCTCGAACTGCATGACATCCACAACGTGCTGCTTGTGACTTCGGCGCTGCATATGCCGCGCGCCATGGCGGCCTTCGCCAAACAGGGTGTGAACGCCACCGCCGTGCCGACCCCGTCGCAGATCTCCTTGCCTGCGGACGGCTCGGTCTCGCCCTGGCTGCCTAACGCCCGCGCCTTCGAGGCCAGCCGCTCTATCATCAAGGAATACGCCGGGCTGCTGGTGTACTGGTGGCGGGGTTGGGTATGA
- a CDS encoding glycosyltransferase family 9 protein has protein sequence MPAISRLYVRLPNWVGDVCMSLPALHLLQKAGLRLTLCARPWARDLLAGLPEHDFVALRGRVREDRATVAASRRALGREGRDARGLLIPDSLSSALAFRLAGLACAGFRDEGRSLLLRWPIAKPAPALHTVQVWHYLARVALGHWGLPVAEQEPGPRLALPLTGAHIETAQALLRAHALQDRPYLLIAPTAVGLHHGRAKVWPHFDALTRVLQAAGHIVAMCPPPAEVDQARTNAPTATLLPPLGLGAYAALAARARLVVCNDSGVSHIAAAVGARQLTLFGVTQAGRTGPWSPRARGLGSDLAWPEMDAVRAQVDALLTES, from the coding sequence ATGCCCGCAATATCCCGTCTCTACGTCCGTCTGCCCAATTGGGTGGGCGATGTCTGCATGAGCCTGCCTGCCCTGCATCTGCTGCAGAAGGCGGGGCTGCGCCTGACGCTATGCGCCCGCCCTTGGGCCCGCGACCTGCTTGCCGGGCTGCCAGAGCATGATTTTGTGGCCTTGCGCGGCCGGGTGCGCGAGGACCGGGCTACGGTGGCGGCTTCGCGCCGCGCGCTGGGGCGGGAGGGACGCGACGCGCGCGGCCTGCTAATACCGGACTCGCTCTCCAGCGCCCTGGCTTTCCGGCTCGCCGGACTGGCTTGCGCCGGTTTTCGCGACGAAGGACGCAGCCTGCTGCTGCGCTGGCCCATCGCCAAACCCGCCCCGGCCCTGCATACCGTGCAAGTCTGGCACTACCTGGCGCGCGTCGCATTAGGACACTGGGGTCTGCCCGTCGCCGAGCAGGAACCCGGTCCCAGGCTGGCGCTGCCGCTGACCGGTGCCCACATCGAGACGGCGCAGGCTTTGCTGCGCGCGCACGCGCTGCAAGACCGACCCTATCTGCTGATCGCCCCCACGGCGGTCGGCCTGCACCACGGCCGCGCCAAGGTCTGGCCGCATTTCGATGCGCTGACGCGCGTGCTGCAGGCCGCCGGGCATATCGTGGCCATGTGCCCGCCCCCCGCCGAGGTCGATCAGGCACGGACCAATGCGCCGACGGCCACGCTGCTCCCTCCGCTCGGCCTGGGTGCTTACGCGGCCCTGGCCGCGCGCGCACGCCTGGTGGTCTGCAACGACTCAGGGGTCTCGCACATTGCCGCTGCCGTGGGCGCGCGCCAGTTGACCCTGTTCGGCGTGACGCAGGCCGGCCGCACCGGTCCGTGGTCGCCCCGCGCCCGCGGACTGGGCTCGGATCTGGCATGGCCTGAAATGGATGCAGTCCGGGCGCAGGTCGACGCCCTGTTGACCGAAAGTTAA